From Actinomyces sp. oral taxon 171 str. F0337, one genomic window encodes:
- a CDS encoding response regulator transcription factor — MTRPLRIALVDDQDLVRSGFRMILDAQKDMCVVGQASDGVSALDMVEATHPDIVLMDIRMPTLDGISATHAVLGSHPDLKVLILTTFDLDDYLVAAMRAGASGFLLKDATAPELLAGIRAVARGDSVVAPSTTRRLLKQWFAPSGPTGPGGLSVRRADAVHTESIDALSDREKEIVTLVGRAMSNTEIAQHLVLAESTIKSHLNRILHKLELRDRAQLIVLAYESGLVRVGG, encoded by the coding sequence ATGACCCGACCGCTGCGCATCGCGCTGGTGGACGACCAGGACCTGGTTCGCTCCGGCTTCCGCATGATTCTGGATGCCCAGAAGGACATGTGTGTGGTCGGTCAGGCCTCCGACGGCGTCAGCGCCCTGGACATGGTCGAGGCCACTCACCCCGACATCGTCCTCATGGACATCAGGATGCCCACCTTGGACGGCATCTCCGCCACCCATGCGGTTCTGGGCAGCCATCCCGACCTCAAGGTACTCATCCTGACCACCTTCGACCTGGATGACTACCTTGTGGCAGCGATGCGGGCCGGGGCCTCGGGATTCCTGCTCAAGGACGCGACGGCGCCCGAGCTGCTGGCCGGGATCCGCGCCGTGGCAAGGGGAGACTCGGTGGTGGCACCATCGACCACACGCCGGCTGCTGAAGCAGTGGTTTGCGCCCTCTGGTCCTACCGGTCCGGGCGGACTCTCGGTGCGCAGAGCTGACGCCGTGCACACAGAGTCCATCGATGCTCTATCCGATCGGGAGAAGGAGATCGTCACGCTGGTCGGACGCGCCATGAGCAACACCGAGATCGCCCAGCACCTCGTCCTGGCCGAGTCAACGATCAAGTCCCACCTCAACCGGATCCTGCACAAGCTGGAGCTGCGTGACCGGGCCCAGCTCATTGTGCTGGCCTACGAGAGCGGACTCGTGCGCGTGGGTGGGTAA
- a CDS encoding DUF418 domain-containing protein, with the protein MSSSNRFHFLDSLRGFAVAGILLVNAADLMCLGHDVPVRPFQAVPLAENVLNFLVATRFVPIFSFMFGMSMGFVIDSAIRRGAPAWKILLRRLAALLVIGLLHSILYPGEILRDYAVAGAILLPFALKVPRSVRLVLGLLATVSAYAFTGGGALSLPGLFLLGSAAQAYGLPARLEHADRRIGAATLVFAAASAAAIPWQAAEGGDPRFFTAGGVAGGLMACLYVCLLALLWRTPVRRALSAVFEPLGRMALTCYVTASFVMVPAGVLLDSRSTHDVIPGLIVAAAVLPLQWVFCRLWLSRFAYGPLEWAWRCVTWWRWVPLRRQQSQQPDNQSSPYRYARLPTTGVM; encoded by the coding sequence ATGAGTTCCAGCAACCGGTTCCATTTCCTCGACTCCTTGCGCGGCTTCGCCGTCGCAGGCATTCTCCTCGTCAACGCCGCAGATCTCATGTGCCTGGGACATGACGTCCCGGTCCGGCCCTTCCAAGCCGTCCCGCTGGCGGAGAACGTCCTGAACTTCCTGGTGGCGACCCGCTTCGTACCGATCTTCTCCTTCATGTTCGGAATGAGCATGGGGTTCGTCATCGATTCCGCGATCCGCCGGGGTGCCCCTGCATGGAAGATCCTGCTGCGCCGCCTGGCCGCGCTCCTGGTGATTGGGCTACTCCACTCGATCCTCTATCCCGGTGAGATCCTGCGCGACTACGCGGTTGCGGGAGCCATCCTCCTGCCATTCGCCCTCAAGGTCCCGCGCTCCGTGCGTCTGGTACTCGGTCTGCTGGCAACGGTCAGCGCCTACGCATTTACAGGAGGAGGGGCACTATCACTGCCCGGGCTGTTCCTTCTGGGATCGGCGGCCCAGGCCTACGGCCTTCCGGCACGGCTCGAGCACGCCGACCGTAGGATCGGGGCGGCGACGCTCGTATTCGCAGCCGCCAGCGCGGCCGCGATCCCCTGGCAGGCCGCCGAGGGCGGTGATCCCAGGTTCTTCACGGCGGGCGGAGTCGCCGGAGGACTCATGGCCTGTCTCTACGTCTGCCTTCTGGCGCTGCTCTGGCGCACCCCGGTGCGGCGGGCCCTGAGCGCGGTATTCGAGCCCCTGGGCCGCATGGCGCTGACCTGCTACGTCACCGCTTCCTTCGTCATGGTGCCGGCGGGAGTGCTGCTCGATTCGCGCTCCACCCATGACGTGATTCCCGGTCTCATCGTCGCTGCCGCGGTTCTGCCCCTCCAATGGGTGTTCTGCCGTCTTTGGCTCTCCCGGTTCGCCTACGGCCCCCTGGAGTGGGCGTGGCGATGCGTCACCTGGTGGCGGTGGGTTCCGTTGCGGCGCCAGCAGTCACAGCAGCCTGACAATCAGTCAAGCCCATACAGGTACGCTCGGTTACCGACGACCGGGGTAATGTAG
- a CDS encoding GntR family transcriptional regulator, with protein sequence MDLDDSRPIWIQLVDDFRMRIVTGIWPAGTRIPSVRDLATQAGVNPNTVQRALAELDRSGLTVTERTAGRFVTADAAVLDAVRRELAVGATDTFIAAVTAIGMDLAQAGETLAERWPASTTDESGEPS encoded by the coding sequence ATGGATCTCGACGACTCGCGTCCGATCTGGATCCAGCTGGTCGATGATTTCCGCATGCGGATCGTCACCGGCATCTGGCCCGCCGGAACCCGGATCCCCAGCGTGCGCGATCTCGCCACGCAGGCCGGGGTCAACCCCAACACCGTCCAACGCGCCCTCGCCGAGCTCGATCGCAGCGGCCTGACCGTTACCGAGCGCACTGCCGGGCGCTTCGTCACCGCTGATGCCGCGGTGCTCGACGCCGTCCGACGTGAGCTCGCCGTCGGCGCCACGGACACCTTCATCGCCGCTGTCACCGCCATCGGTATGGATCTCGCTCAAGCGGGCGAGACCCTTGCCGAACGGTGGCCGGCTTCCACCACTGACGAATCAGGAGAGCCCTCATGA
- a CDS encoding Fic family protein: MTDEYAIDARSFARTLRDQRRTRMKGGLYHLNQVLMAYNSNRIEGSRLDEEQTRFIYETRTITGENVLVDDVVEAVNSFELFDEMIDRLGEPITAETMKDYHRVLKQGTADARRPSFAVGDYKRLPNVVGGRETVAPEHVALAIDDLIARTPASMTFDDIADFHYRFEVIHPFQDGNGRVGRILMFQQCLDNGIMPFIVLDSTKAFYYRGLSEYEQEPGFLRETFRSLQDDYYARFARFVEIVAGEE, translated from the coding sequence ATGACCGACGAGTACGCCATTGACGCCCGCAGCTTCGCCCGGACCCTGCGCGATCAGCGCCGCACGCGGATGAAGGGCGGCTTGTACCACCTCAACCAGGTGCTCATGGCGTACAACTCCAACCGTATCGAGGGCAGCCGGCTCGATGAGGAGCAGACCCGGTTCATTTACGAGACCCGCACCATTACGGGAGAGAACGTCCTCGTTGATGACGTCGTGGAGGCGGTCAACTCCTTCGAGCTGTTCGATGAGATGATCGACCGCCTCGGCGAGCCGATCACCGCTGAGACGATGAAGGACTACCACCGAGTTCTCAAACAGGGGACCGCAGATGCACGGCGGCCTTCGTTCGCCGTCGGGGACTACAAGCGCCTTCCCAACGTGGTGGGCGGACGCGAGACCGTGGCGCCCGAACATGTCGCGCTCGCCATCGACGATCTCATCGCGCGCACCCCGGCGAGCATGACCTTTGATGACATCGCCGACTTCCACTACCGCTTTGAGGTCATCCACCCCTTCCAGGACGGCAACGGTCGGGTGGGGCGGATCCTCATGTTCCAGCAGTGCCTGGACAACGGCATCATGCCGTTCATCGTGCTCGACTCGACCAAGGCTTTCTACTACCGCGGCCTGAGCGAGTACGAGCAGGAGCCGGGGTTCCTGCGGGAGACCTTCCGGTCCCTCCAGGACGACTACTACGCGCGCTTCGCCAGGTTCGTTGAGATCGTCGCCGGTGAGGAATGA
- a CDS encoding sensor histidine kinase, translating to MLGQNKRIVICCAKVLGVGALACVSTASTWALTSSWGITAGAALALIVLYWCRKHPDAVLGTHLVLCALQLVVVDSPLPADLAVAASFYAVGRRGRRELTPVWAAAVVVGAALGAWDWNRDELGVVPLSLWAQDMAQAFVTQLCVAVATWGLGRLVTQRGQLRASRQAAHDAALRNEIAQEVHDVVGHALALIAVQAEAGHYLAAGSDDIDVPADERLEQAAQALGQIRTTVRSALADTRSLTRTLASPPQPGEPPGAADSAEPDDARAASQVTDKTLRPIPRISDLPGLIDDVRTTGLTVTLSVDDRLMSEGMQPNGINLLSAQAQLALYRTAQESLTNVLKHAEAASVEVRLEYRDSAPGKDVVLTVADHPGTAGSGTSPPAFGSHLSPEPTPAPVGGGQGLANLHQRLAVVGGSLKTGPGPDGGFIVCARIPTKSSQPTPVNPKVS from the coding sequence ATGCTCGGGCAGAACAAACGCATTGTGATCTGTTGCGCGAAGGTCCTTGGTGTCGGCGCCCTGGCATGCGTCTCAACCGCGAGCACCTGGGCACTCACCAGCTCCTGGGGGATCACAGCGGGCGCTGCCCTGGCCCTCATCGTCCTGTACTGGTGCCGTAAGCACCCCGATGCCGTGCTCGGCACCCACCTTGTCCTGTGCGCGCTACAGCTTGTCGTTGTCGACTCCCCGCTTCCTGCGGACCTTGCGGTCGCTGCGTCCTTCTATGCGGTCGGCCGGCGGGGCAGGCGCGAGCTCACGCCTGTCTGGGCGGCTGCCGTCGTCGTCGGCGCGGCACTGGGCGCGTGGGACTGGAACCGGGATGAGTTGGGAGTCGTCCCGCTCTCCCTCTGGGCTCAGGACATGGCGCAGGCCTTTGTCACTCAGTTGTGCGTCGCCGTTGCCACCTGGGGGCTGGGCAGGTTGGTGACGCAGCGCGGCCAGCTGCGGGCCAGCCGCCAGGCGGCGCACGACGCCGCGCTGCGTAACGAGATCGCCCAGGAGGTTCACGACGTCGTCGGGCACGCCCTGGCACTGATCGCCGTGCAGGCCGAGGCGGGTCACTACCTGGCAGCCGGCTCGGATGACATCGACGTCCCCGCCGACGAGCGACTGGAGCAGGCCGCGCAGGCTCTCGGGCAGATCCGGACGACGGTGCGCTCGGCTCTGGCCGACACCCGCAGCCTCACCCGGACCCTGGCCTCTCCCCCACAACCGGGAGAACCACCAGGCGCTGCGGATTCCGCCGAGCCCGACGACGCCCGGGCCGCATCCCAGGTCACCGATAAAACACTGCGTCCGATCCCGCGGATCTCCGACCTGCCTGGGCTCATTGACGACGTTCGCACGACCGGTCTCACGGTCACCCTGTCAGTGGACGATCGGCTCATGAGCGAGGGCATGCAACCGAATGGCATCAACCTTCTCAGCGCGCAGGCGCAGCTCGCTCTCTACCGGACGGCTCAGGAGTCCTTGACCAATGTGCTCAAGCACGCTGAGGCAGCCTCGGTCGAGGTGCGACTGGAGTACCGTGACAGCGCGCCCGGCAAGGACGTGGTCCTGACCGTCGCCGACCACCCCGGCACGGCCGGCAGTGGGACCTCTCCCCCGGCGTTCGGCAGTCATCTCTCGCCTGAGCCGACTCCGGCACCCGTCGGCGGGGGCCAGGGGCTGGCCAACCTGCACCAACGCCTGGCGGTGGTCGGTGGATCCCTGAAGACGGGTCCCGGACCCGATGGGGGATTCATCGTGTGCGCCCGCATCCCCACCAAGTCCTCGCAGCCGACACCCGTCAACCCGAAGGTGAGCTGA
- the mnmA gene encoding tRNA 2-thiouridine(34) synthase MnmA, whose amino-acid sequence MRVLAALSGGVDSAVAAARAVDAGHEVVGVHMALTRNRTQTRSGSRGCCSIEDSADARWAAQILGIPFYVWDLSEEFEERVVADFLDEYRAGRTPNPCVRCNERVKFDALLERALALGFDAVATGHYARLTGGAASSRPGETTGLTLRRAADAAKDQSYVLAVSGRDGLSRALFPLGDAPSKADVRAEAERRGLPVASKPDSYDICFVADGDTRGFLTRSLGVHEGTLVSPDGDVLGTHDGYFGFTVGQRKGLGLTRPAPDGRPRYVIETRPSTNEVVVGPEELLSRKSVDGNNLILLADPLPLNDGDLGWQDVTIQVRAHGRPLPADVAVDVETGTLRAKLHHPLRGLAAGQSVVVYGGDSGDQVLAQATVA is encoded by the coding sequence GTGCGCGTTCTGGCCGCCCTGTCCGGCGGAGTCGACTCCGCCGTGGCCGCGGCGCGCGCCGTCGACGCCGGTCACGAGGTCGTGGGCGTCCACATGGCCCTGACCCGCAACCGGACCCAGACCCGCTCGGGCTCGCGCGGCTGCTGCTCCATCGAGGACTCCGCCGACGCCCGTTGGGCCGCCCAGATCCTGGGCATCCCCTTCTACGTGTGGGACCTGTCCGAGGAGTTCGAGGAGCGCGTCGTGGCCGACTTCCTCGACGAGTACCGCGCCGGGCGCACCCCCAACCCCTGCGTGCGCTGCAACGAGCGCGTCAAGTTCGACGCCCTGCTCGAGCGCGCCCTGGCCCTGGGATTCGACGCCGTCGCCACCGGCCACTACGCCCGCCTCACCGGCGGTGCCGCCTCCAGTCGCCCAGGCGAGACCACCGGCCTAACACTGCGCCGCGCCGCCGACGCAGCTAAAGACCAGTCCTACGTCCTGGCGGTCTCCGGCCGCGACGGCTTGTCCCGCGCCCTCTTCCCACTCGGTGACGCCCCCTCCAAGGCAGATGTACGCGCCGAAGCAGAGCGACGCGGCCTCCCGGTGGCCTCCAAGCCCGACTCCTACGACATCTGCTTCGTCGCCGACGGCGACACCCGCGGCTTCCTCACCCGCAGCCTCGGCGTTCACGAAGGCACCCTGGTCTCCCCCGACGGCGACGTCCTCGGCACCCACGACGGCTACTTCGGCTTCACAGTCGGCCAGCGCAAAGGCCTGGGCCTGACCCGCCCGGCCCCCGACGGACGGCCCCGCTACGTCATCGAGACCCGGCCCTCCACCAACGAAGTCGTCGTCGGCCCCGAAGAACTGCTCAGCCGCAAGAGCGTCGACGGCAACAACCTCATCCTCCTGGCCGACCCCCTCCCCCTCAACGACGGCGACCTCGGCTGGCAGGACGTGACCATCCAGGTGCGCGCCCACGGACGCCCCCTCCCCGCTGACGTTGCCGTCGATGTCGAGACCGGAACGCTGCGGGCCAAGTTGCACCACCCTTTGCGAGGCCTGGCGGCCGGCCAATCCGTCGTCGTCTACGGCGGCGACTCCGGTGACCAGGTACTGGCTCAGGCAACCGTGGCCTGA
- a CDS encoding transposase → MEQAQPEQVATWVQGHWGIEKQLHWIRDVIFDADRHQLRTRNGPEIIAALRNLTTRPHPPLPHHQIPIKTTHTSHQTTHPTNPLNRVYRPLVEDGVSFSCFYYTRKGKVGNAAIRLFLAHVASGDEHR, encoded by the coding sequence ATGGAGCAAGCCCAGCCCGAGCAGGTTGCCACCTGGGTCCAAGGGCACTGGGGAATCGAGAAGCAGCTCCACTGGATCAGAGACGTCATCTTCGACGCGGACCGCCACCAGCTGCGCACCCGCAACGGCCCCGAGATCATAGCCGCACTACGCAACCTGACCACCCGGCCTCATCCGCCTCTTCCACACCACCAGATCCCTATCAAGACGACCCACACGAGCCATCAGACTACTCACCCAACCAATCCCCTAAACCGAGTTTACCGACCTCTTGTGGAGGACGGCGTGTCGTTTTCATGCTTCTATTATACTCGGAAGGGCAAGGTTGGTAATGCGGCTATACGGCTTTTTCTTGCTCACGTTGCCAGCGGTGACGAACATCGATAA
- a CDS encoding ABC transporter ATP-binding protein encodes MSSSLTAAPSDVQGSDARFNTIPSLDGAPPLVTVRHLTKTYRGRPALRDLSLSLPAGRIVGLMGANGCGKTTLLKILAGVLADYEGQVRIAGHAPGPLSKALVSFLPDADFLATSLTPPRAIAQFSRLFADFDAAKARRLVDFFALPAERSIKEMSKGMGEKLRIALMMSRRARVYLLDEPISGVDPAAREIILDGVLRDFESDSLMLISTHLIADVEPIVDSVVFLKDGRLLLAGDADDLRQTHSTSLDALFRKEYR; translated from the coding sequence ATGAGCAGTTCGCTGACGGCGGCGCCGTCGGATGTGCAAGGCTCCGATGCACGCTTCAATACCATTCCGTCCCTGGATGGCGCCCCGCCCCTGGTGACCGTGCGCCACCTGACCAAGACCTATCGCGGGCGTCCTGCCCTGCGCGATCTGAGCCTGTCGCTGCCCGCCGGACGCATCGTCGGCCTCATGGGCGCCAACGGTTGCGGCAAAACCACTCTGCTGAAGATTCTCGCCGGCGTCCTGGCCGACTACGAGGGTCAGGTGCGCATCGCCGGGCATGCCCCCGGGCCGCTGTCCAAGGCGCTGGTGTCCTTCCTGCCCGACGCCGACTTCCTGGCCACCAGCCTCACCCCGCCTCGGGCGATCGCCCAGTTCTCCCGGCTCTTCGCCGATTTCGACGCCGCCAAGGCCCGCCGGCTGGTCGACTTCTTCGCTCTGCCCGCTGAGCGCTCCATCAAGGAGATGAGCAAGGGCATGGGGGAGAAGCTGCGCATTGCACTGATGATGAGTCGCCGCGCCCGGGTCTACCTGCTCGACGAGCCCATCTCCGGTGTTGATCCGGCCGCCCGCGAGATCATCCTCGACGGCGTCCTGCGCGACTTCGAATCGGATTCCCTCATGCTCATCTCCACTCACCTCATCGCCGACGTCGAGCCGATCGTCGACTCCGTCGTCTTCCTCAAGGACGGTCGCCTGCTCCTGGCCGGCGATGCCGACGATCTGCGTCAGACCCATTCCACGAGCCTGGACGCCCTGTTCCGGAAGGAGTACCGCTGA
- a CDS encoding DUF5655 domain-containing protein: MPTTSNKMIGDFSGKPASAAMYAAIESYALSLGSVTKHLTAQVSFSVNRKFLWVWAYERTGDGTLFLNVRLDRPVEDPHCHHVDQVSANRWNHHVVVKTMEAAQSDWLRDLIRAGHEFAAR; the protein is encoded by the coding sequence ATGCCAACCACCTCCAACAAGATGATCGGCGACTTCAGCGGCAAGCCGGCTTCGGCCGCCATGTACGCGGCAATCGAGTCCTACGCCCTCTCGCTCGGCTCCGTCACGAAGCACCTGACGGCCCAGGTGAGCTTCTCCGTCAACCGGAAGTTCCTGTGGGTCTGGGCCTATGAGCGGACGGGCGACGGCACCCTGTTCCTCAACGTGAGGCTCGATCGTCCCGTGGAGGATCCGCACTGCCACCACGTTGACCAGGTCAGTGCCAACAGGTGGAACCACCACGTCGTCGTCAAGACGATGGAGGCCGCGCAGAGTGACTGGCTCAGGGACCTCATTCGCGCCGGTCACGAGTTCGCCGCCCGGTGA
- a CDS encoding RNA ligase: protein MRHLFITRGIPGSGKSAFLQSAGLDPYTLSPDALRLAYSGPVMNDAGRIVMPYRDDRRVWQQLHELLDMRMARGEFIVVDATHTTSSYFQQYARLARKYRYKLYVIDFADVPLKVCLERNRQRALHKVVDDAVLEKMHARLSTCAIPKRYTVIQPAEVKEIITSYQQPINLSQYEHIHHIGDIQGCYTPLREYFEQHPYVEHDYYIFTGDLLDRGTENAEVLQYVCDNFVDRPNVTFIEGNHDGYIWQWLNRQPIRAREFNGRTRAQLERANIDKRVVSRLMNSMQDFLYYTWNDKQVFVSHAGMSNLPESPLLLASQQYIRGVGRYEQVGAIDDAFVAHTPDNVYQVHGHRNAQNYPAQYNQRCFNLEGKVEFGGTLRVAQLAEEGWSVVEVSNQSAEGILHPENAPLIHGLRANKLIGERSLPGNISSFHFKPKVFYDKKWTAQTVRARGLFMNTLTNEIVIRAYDKFFNIGERRETEFSALKDQLVFPVRAWVKENGYLGLVGYDATLGDLVFASKTTTESEFAEWFRHLFLQSYGEHVDVIRQYLAEHNACLVCEVMLPTEDPHIIEYVQDRIVLLDIVHRQAEFAAVDQVERERFAAMLGMETKRLAATFQTWEEFAAWYEQVQGLDYLYDGVPIEGFVIEDAQHWQVKTKLDYYSFWKRMRGVLDGLKEGRRPKRAAAYPYPEYEARVIAYMQGIPTDVLAQMSIIDVRHRWQREQEKAV from the coding sequence ATGCGCCACCTTTTTATTACACGTGGAATTCCTGGGTCTGGCAAAAGTGCCTTTTTGCAATCTGCTGGACTTGACCCATATACACTATCTCCTGATGCTCTGCGCCTAGCATATAGTGGCCCGGTGATGAATGACGCAGGACGTATCGTTATGCCATATCGGGATGATCGGCGGGTGTGGCAACAACTTCATGAGTTGCTTGACATGCGGATGGCTCGTGGTGAGTTCATTGTGGTTGATGCAACACATACAACGAGCTCGTACTTTCAGCAGTATGCTCGGCTTGCGCGAAAGTATCGCTACAAGCTGTACGTTATAGATTTTGCGGATGTGCCTCTCAAGGTTTGTCTGGAGCGTAATCGTCAGCGTGCACTACATAAGGTAGTCGATGATGCAGTTCTCGAGAAGATGCACGCTCGCCTCTCCACGTGTGCTATACCAAAACGATACACTGTCATACAGCCAGCGGAAGTAAAAGAGATTATCACGTCATATCAGCAACCGATCAATTTGAGTCAGTATGAGCATATTCACCATATTGGTGATATCCAAGGATGCTATACGCCACTGCGTGAATATTTTGAGCAGCACCCCTATGTCGAGCACGATTATTATATCTTTACAGGTGATCTGCTCGATCGTGGCACAGAGAATGCAGAAGTATTGCAGTATGTGTGCGATAATTTTGTCGACAGGCCGAATGTGACGTTTATTGAGGGTAACCATGATGGCTATATTTGGCAGTGGCTTAATCGCCAACCTATAAGAGCGCGAGAGTTTAATGGCCGAACTCGAGCGCAGTTAGAGCGTGCCAATATAGACAAGCGTGTTGTCAGTCGCTTGATGAACTCCATGCAAGATTTTCTCTACTACACATGGAATGATAAACAAGTATTTGTGAGTCATGCGGGAATGAGTAATCTACCGGAGAGTCCTTTGCTGCTTGCCAGCCAGCAGTATATTCGTGGTGTGGGACGCTATGAGCAGGTTGGTGCTATTGACGATGCTTTTGTTGCCCATACCCCTGATAATGTCTATCAAGTGCATGGCCATCGCAACGCTCAGAATTATCCAGCGCAGTATAATCAGCGGTGCTTTAATCTCGAGGGCAAAGTGGAGTTTGGTGGCACGCTACGGGTTGCTCAGCTTGCCGAGGAGGGTTGGTCGGTCGTTGAGGTAAGCAACCAGTCGGCTGAAGGCATCCTCCATCCGGAAAACGCACCGCTCATCCATGGTCTGCGTGCCAATAAACTGATTGGTGAGCGGTCACTGCCGGGCAATATTAGCTCATTTCACTTTAAACCAAAGGTGTTTTATGACAAAAAATGGACAGCGCAAACAGTGCGAGCTCGTGGACTATTCATGAATACACTGACGAACGAGATTGTAATTCGCGCCTATGACAAGTTCTTCAATATTGGTGAGCGACGAGAAACTGAATTTTCTGCGCTCAAAGATCAACTTGTCTTTCCAGTGCGCGCCTGGGTGAAGGAGAATGGTTATCTTGGCTTGGTAGGCTATGATGCGACACTGGGTGACCTCGTCTTTGCGTCGAAAACAACAACGGAGAGTGAATTTGCCGAGTGGTTTCGCCATCTGTTTTTACAGAGCTATGGCGAGCATGTTGATGTGATTCGTCAGTATCTTGCCGAGCATAATGCATGTTTGGTCTGTGAAGTAATGCTTCCGACAGAGGATCCACACATCATTGAGTATGTACAAGACCGGATTGTTTTGCTCGACATAGTGCATCGCCAGGCGGAATTTGCCGCTGTTGACCAAGTTGAGCGTGAGCGATTTGCGGCTATGCTTGGTATGGAAACCAAGCGGCTTGCGGCGACGTTCCAAACGTGGGAGGAGTTTGCGGCCTGGTATGAGCAGGTGCAGGGGCTTGACTATTTGTATGACGGTGTACCAATCGAGGGCTTTGTAATAGAGGATGCTCAGCATTGGCAGGTCAAAACCAAACTCGATTATTACTCATTTTGGAAGCGGATGCGTGGTGTGCTTGATGGACTTAAGGAGGGGCGCAGGCCAAAGCGTGCCGCTGCCTACCCATATCCTGAGTACGAAGCGCGTGTCATTGCCTATATGCAGGGCATCCCTACTGACGTGTTGGCTCAGATGTCTATTATCGATGTTCGTCACCGCTGGCAACGTGAGCAAGAAAAAGCCGTATAG